From Vanrija pseudolonga chromosome 1, complete sequence, a single genomic window includes:
- the Kat7 gene encoding Histone acetyltransferase KAT7, whose amino-acid sequence MATPTRRAASRSAAPSSSRSTKASSKAGAPMSPLGQRGSDIPIDPSLLVEDDALQDDIDAEGEVDDGVGYYLPDGGYYYAPVAVPVPFDAYAAPGQDLPLGADIPLLANQTGQSAPSLSLDPARYSSAVPSSMGSPVSTLSTGTVKRKRGRPPKNPAAHANGNGNSSASTSTPRAPKANGTASSSSKPNGTTNGTRLAVVPETICSLCGGTDSKNKNGQKEKMVSCVRCGRSGHPSCLGHNNPAVIKKMMSYDWCCIECKPCEVCLVQGDDHKLLFCDGCDRGWHSYCLNPPLETPPKGSWYCPKCIADGDFASSSTAATPTSSKLHLTKPTAPPSSSKKGKGRAVDLDVDATPKAAVPRDRKGRASTTLSRDASPAAPIIPKIKLKANGQPARPRGRPPKNPRPPPTDDEAPTPAPIVVRLRVTSGGKNNLEVEEEEEEQVPYGGVLTGDDADQSRTAITDADKSLFDKSRKGAEARLGGPPPPLWDPQAMIASPAPSRPSTPFGGKPTPSRQTSAKEPPSTPTPSNSILATPSTARPLRDRVLLQQTSTLSGAPSDALLSTPIKPGSATPTAGSSRPQKINKVRFGQYDIDTWYQAPYPEEYAQVPDGRLWLCEFCLKYMKSGFVAGRHRLKCKARHPPGDEIYRAGNVSVFEVDGRKNKIYCQNLCLLAKMFLDHKTLYYDVEPFLFYVMTEVDEIGARFVGYFSKEKRSPDNNVSCIMTLPVRQRKGWGQLLIDFSYLLSMKEGRVGGPERPLSGLGALSYKSYWRTVVFQYLSNAPEHLTLEDISAATSMTLEDIYTTLRDQRMITGFESPPPSTPLARPKPRGRGRPPKNPRPQPVADDDTLEGKVPKVIVPKRYRIVPNREVIAADLAKYEAKGYLKLQPERLKYTPFLTTRSAPQPPPLASAVSGNRAAIKNAERPRGFESATPSSGNKDVLATPVDENEDGLGEADAEGEPVTPDPPEKINAGEDKATLELVAALSSSPVRSLRKRPSNEASVEGSPNKRLRSSLAPSSMSPGDGMSRRRSLRGVTGAEIETATPVRSPRKTVNHTSRRGSTQSTPRNRRPSAATASWEEDEDAWGDEDAEGEDDEEYMEV is encoded by the exons ATGGCAACGCCCACCCGGCgggccgcgtcgcgctcggctgcTCCTTCCTCATCGCGTAGCACAAAGGCGTCGAGCAAGGCCGGGGCACCAATGTCCCCTCTGGGGCAAAGAGGATCAGATATCCCTATAGACCCTTCactgctcgtcgaggacgatgccCTCCAAGACGACATTGACGcagagggcgaggtcgatgaCGGCGTTGGCTACTATCTTCCT GATGGGGGATACTACTACGCGCCGGTAGCAGTGCCAGTCCCATTCGACGCGTACGCCGCCCCTGGACAGGACCTACCGCTCGGGGCCGACATCCCACTCCTCGCCAACCAAACCGGCCAGTCTGCTCCTTCCCTATCACTCGACCCAGCACGATACAGCTCGGCCGTGCCATCTTCCATGGGCTCGCCTGTTTCGACCTTGTCGACTGGCACCGTCAAGCGGAAGCGCGGCCGGCCGCCAAAGAACCCAGCTGCCCATGCCAATGGCAACGGCAACTCGTCGGCTTCGACGTCAACACCGCGTGCGCCCAAGGCCAACGGTACtgcgagctcctcgtccaaGCCAAACGGTACTACCAACGGCACCCGTCTCGCTGTCGTCCCAGAAACCATCTGCAGCTTATGCGGTGGGACAGACAGCAAGAACAAGAACGGCCAGAAGGAGAAGATGGTCAGCTGCGTGCGCTGCGGCCGCAGTGGCCACCCGTCTTGCCTTGGCCACAACAACCCCGCAGTCATCAAGAAGATGATGAGCTACGACTGGTGTTGCATCGAGTGCAAGCCATGTGAAGTGTGTCTGGTGCaaggcgacgac CACAAATTGTTATTCTGCGACGGCTGTGACCGCGGATGGCATAGCTACTGTTTAAATCC CCCGCTTGAGACTCCTCCCAAGG GATCTTGGTACTGTCCGAAGTGTATTGCCGATGGAGATTTCGCATCTTCATCCACTGCCGCAACGCCAACGTCCTCCAAACTGCATCTCACGAAACCAACTGCTCCTCCAAGCTCATCaaagaagggcaagggacGAGCCGTTGACCTCGATGTCGATGCCACGCCCAAGGCAGCTGTGCCCCGTGACCGCAAGGGACGCGCGAGCACCACTCTGTCTCGTGATGCGAGCCCAGCAGCACCTATTATCCCAAAGATCAAGCTCAAGGCGAATGGCCAGCCGGCACGGCCTCGAGGGAGGCCGCCAAAGAATCCtcgccccccacccacagACGATGAGGCTCCCACCCCCGCTCCCATTGTCGTCCGATTGCGTGTCACGAGTGGTGGCAAGAATAAtctcgaggtggaggaagaggaggaggagcaagTCCCCTACGGAGGGGTCTTGACTGGTGACGATGCCGACCAGTCGCGGACAGCCATCACAGATGCCGACAAGTCCTTGTTCGACAAATCAAGAAAGGGAGCCGAGGCCAGGTTGGGAGgaccgccaccaccactctgGGACCCCCAAGCTATGATTGCCTCACCCGCGCCATCACGACCCTCCACGCCGTTTGGGGGTAAGCCCACCCCCAGTCGACAGACTTCCGCCAAGGAGCCTCCGTCTACACCAACGCCGTCGAACTCCATCTTGGCTACGCCGTCGACCGCACGACCCCTGCGCGACCGTGTCCTGTTGCAGCAAACCAGCACGCTGAGCGGCGCCCCGTCCGATGCACTGCTCTCCACGCCGATCAAGCCTGGGTCAGCAACTCCCACGGCTGGGTCATCCCGACCACAGAAGATTAACAAGGTTAGGTTTGGTCAGTACGATATCGACACTTGGTACCAGGCGCCGTACCCAGAAGAGTACGCCCAAGTGCCAGATGGGCGACTCTGGCTCTGCGAGTTCTGCCTCAAGTACATGAAGAGCGGGTTCGTCGCCGGCAGGCACCGGCTCAAGTGCAAGGCCCGCCATCCTCCTGGAGACGAAATCTACCGCGCTGGAAATGTCTCCGTGTTCGAGGTCGATGGCAGGAAGAACAAG ATCTATTGCCAGAATCTGTGTCTCCTCGCCAAGATGTTCCTCGATCACAAGACGCTCTACTACGATGTCGAACCATTCCTCTTCTACGTCATGACCGAGGTGGACGAAATTGGCGCCCGATTTGTCGGCTACTTCTCGAAAGAGAAGAGAAGTCCCGATAACAATGTCAGCTGCATCATGACATTGCCTGTTCGGCAACGCAAGGGATGGGGCCAGCTACTCATCGACTTCA GTTACCTCTTGTCAATGAAGGAGGGTCGAGTCGGAGGACCTGAGCGCCCGCTCTCTGGCCTAGGCGCGCTTAGCTACAAGAGCTACTGGCGCACAGTCGTCTTCCAATACTTGTCGAACGCACCAGAGCATCTGACACTGGAAG ACATCTCCGCTGCTACCTCAATGACGCTCGAGGATATCTATACCACCCTCCGCGACCAGCGCATGATTACTGGCTTCGAATCCCCACCACCGTCTACTCCACTTGCTCGTCCGAAACCCCGTGGTCGTGGCCGACCGCCCAAGAATCCACGCCCACAGCCGGTGGCAGACGATGACACGCTGGAAGGCAAGGTACCAAAGGTCATTGTCCCCAAGCGGTACCGAATCGTTCCGAACCGCGAGGTGATTGCAGCGGACCTAGCCAAGTACGAAGCCAAGGGATACCTCAAGCTCCAGCCCGAGCGTCTCAAATACACGCCATTCCTCACCACACGTTCGGCGCCTCAACCCCCACCTCTGGCTTCTGCTGTTTCTGGTAACCGCGCTGCTATCAAGAATGCGGAGCGACCCAGAGGCTTCGAGTCAGCAACGCCGTCGTCTGGGAACAAGGACGTCTTGGCAACACCCGTGGACGAGAACGAGGATGGTCTCGGAGAGgctgacgccgagggcgagccggTGACGCCGGATCCACCCGAGAAGATCAACGCCGGAGAGGACAAGGCCACGCTGGAGCTTGTCGCTGCTCTCTCATCGTCGCCTGTTCGAAGCCTGCGCAAGCGCCCAAGCAATGAAGCGAGCGTGGAGGGTTCGCCGAACAAGCGCCTGAGGAGCAGCCTTGCCCCATCAAGCATGAGCCCAGGCGACGGGATGAGTCGACGACGGAGCTTGCGCGGTGTGACGGGGGCTGAGATTGAAACGGCCACGCCGGTacgctcgccgcgcaagACTGTCAACCACACGTCGCGGCGGGGCTCGACGCAAAGCACTCCTAGAAACAGACGGCCGAGTGCAGCGACTGCATCGtgggaagaggacgaggacgcctggggcgacgaggatgccgaaggcgaggacgacgaagaatACATGGAGGTGTAG
- the SNRNP40_1 gene encoding U5 small nuclear ribonucleoprotein, producing the protein MSVRKSPPPSGPGMALAKRARVEDEDEETNTMTLTVASSGEGQRKNALVRTIKRTSGLEAPIVSLAGAHGGEITACKFDPSGQTLAACSVDRSISLWRTYPPHENYGILPNVHKQAILDIAYSLDSDVIYSGGADGYLIATDLKTGERLARYAAHFGPLNSIAVTISGGRELVLTGGDDGVVRVWDLAIDSKEPVAEFDDGRDCPVTAVEWSADGNQCFAGGVDNEVKVWDLRTEKVLYSLHGHTDTVSCHQIASLKLSPNGHYLATYALDAAVIVYDVRPFSSDPMRVYRSLTGAPAGFEQALIRVAWSKQDNGSRIAAGGGDRTVTVWEVETGKILYKLPGHKGTVTGVDFHPREPIILTGSKDSNMLLGELDAQDFS; encoded by the exons ATGTCGGTTCGCAAGTCCCCGCCTCCATCAGGGCCCGGCATGGCCCTGGCCAAGCGTGCCCGCGtagaggatgaggatgaggagacCAACACGATGACCTTGACTgtcgcctcgtcgggcgaggGACAGCGCAAGAACGCGCTCGTGAGGACGATCAAGAGGACCAGTGGACTCGAGGCGCCCATCGTGTCTCTGGCCGGTGCTCATGGT GGCGAGATTACCGCGTGCAAGTTTGACCCATCGGGCCAAACattggcggcgtgctcggtcGACAGGAGTATCT CGCTGTGGCGAACCTACCCTCCTCATGAGAACTATGGTATTCTGCCCAATGTTCACAAGCAGGCGATCCTTGACATTGCCTACTCGTTGGACTCGGATGTCATCTACTCG GGCGGTGCAGATGGCTACCTGATCGCTACCGACTTGAAAACGGGCGAGAGGTTAGCGCGCTACGCCGCGCACTTTGGACCTCTCAACTCGATCGCGGTCACCATCTCGggtgggcgtgagctcgtgctcaccggcggcgacgacggcgttgtTCGCGTGTGGGACCTGGCTATCGACTCGAAGGAGCCGGTTGCCGAGTTTGACGATGGCCGTGACTGCCCCGTGACCGCTGTCGAGTGgagcgccgacggcaacCAGTGCTTCGCGGGTGGTGTCGACAACGAGGTCAAG GTGTGGGATCTGCGAACAGAGAAGGTGCTGTACTCGCTCCACGGCCACACGGACACGGTCAGTTGTCATCAG ATCGCGTCACTCAAGCTCTCGCCCAATGGCCACTACCTCGCGACTTATGCTCTGGACGCCGCAGTCATCGTCTACGACGTTCGCCCCTTCTCCTCGGACCCAATGCGCGTGTACCGAAGCTtgaccggcgcgccggcgggcttTGAGCAGGCATTGATCCGGGTGGCATGGTCGAAGCAAGACAATGGCTCGCGGATagcggctggcggtggtgaccGTACAGTGACGGTCTGGGAGGTTGAGACGGGAAAGATCCTGTACAAGCTGCCAGGACACAAGGGCACTGTGACTGGCGTCGACTTCCACCCCAG AGAACCGATCATCCTCACTGGGTCCAAGGACTCGAACAtgctccttggcgagctcgacgcgcaggacTTTTCGTAG
- the SNRNP40_1 gene encoding U5 small nuclear ribonucleoprotein, which yields MSVRKSPPPSGPGMALAKRARVEDEDEETNTMTLTVASSGEGQRKNALVRTIKRTSGLEAPIVSLAGAHGGEITACKFDPSGQTLAACSVDRSISLWRTYPPHENYGILPNVHKQAILDIAYSLDSDVIYSGGADGYLIATDLKTGERLARYAAHFGPLNSIAVTISGGRELVLTGGDDGVVRVWDLAIDSKEPVAEFDDGRDCPVTAVEWSADGNQCFAGGVDNEVKVWDLRTEKVLYSLHGHTDTIASLKLSPNGHYLATYALDAAVIVYDVRPFSSDPMRVYRSLTGAPAGFEQALIRVAWSKQDNGSRIAAGGGDRTVTVWEVETGKILYKLPGHKGTVTGVDFHPREPIILTGSKDSNMLLGELDAQDFS from the exons ATGTCGGTTCGCAAGTCCCCGCCTCCATCAGGGCCCGGCATGGCCCTGGCCAAGCGTGCCCGCGtagaggatgaggatgaggagacCAACACGATGACCTTGACTgtcgcctcgtcgggcgaggGACAGCGCAAGAACGCGCTCGTGAGGACGATCAAGAGGACCAGTGGACTCGAGGCGCCCATCGTGTCTCTGGCCGGTGCTCATGGT GGCGAGATTACCGCGTGCAAGTTTGACCCATCGGGCCAAACattggcggcgtgctcggtcGACAGGAGTATCT CGCTGTGGCGAACCTACCCTCCTCATGAGAACTATGGTATTCTGCCCAATGTTCACAAGCAGGCGATCCTTGACATTGCCTACTCGTTGGACTCGGATGTCATCTACTCG GGCGGTGCAGATGGCTACCTGATCGCTACCGACTTGAAAACGGGCGAGAGGTTAGCGCGCTACGCCGCGCACTTTGGACCTCTCAACTCGATCGCGGTCACCATCTCGggtgggcgtgagctcgtgctcaccggcggcgacgacggcgttgtTCGCGTGTGGGACCTGGCTATCGACTCGAAGGAGCCGGTTGCCGAGTTTGACGATGGCCGTGACTGCCCCGTGACCGCTGTCGAGTGgagcgccgacggcaacCAGTGCTTCGCGGGTGGTGTCGACAACGAGGTCAAG GTGTGGGATCTGCGAACAGAGAAGGTGCTGTACTCGCTCCACGGCCACACGGACACG ATCGCGTCACTCAAGCTCTCGCCCAATGGCCACTACCTCGCGACTTATGCTCTGGACGCCGCAGTCATCGTCTACGACGTTCGCCCCTTCTCCTCGGACCCAATGCGCGTGTACCGAAGCTtgaccggcgcgccggcgggcttTGAGCAGGCATTGATCCGGGTGGCATGGTCGAAGCAAGACAATGGCTCGCGGATagcggctggcggtggtgaccGTACAGTGACGGTCTGGGAGGTTGAGACGGGAAAGATCCTGTACAAGCTGCCAGGACACAAGGGCACTGTGACTGGCGTCGACTTCCACCCCAG AGAACCGATCATCCTCACTGGGTCCAAGGACTCGAACAtgctccttggcgagctcgacgcgcaggacTTTTCGTAG
- the SLC25A32 gene encoding Mitochondrial folate transporter/carrier, which produces MASSAPALFGDVSIDHAVAGFGAGTVATLVMHPLDLVKVRFQLADARAPKHRFGRALYDVLADAVRADGWRGMYRGLVPNLVGGAGSWGLYFLFYNMIKKEMQGGDPTYRTSAGQHLLAAAEASAITAMLTNPIWVVKTRVFATPANDPNAYSGLWRSLRRIYAAEGMRGLYRGSLLALVGVSNGSIQFATYEEFKRRRIERKQRRFAERGREWRQEDEKLTNTEYILTSGASKFVAIALTYPYQVVRARVQNGAPGKEQSALKVIADTYRREGLLAFYKGLGTNAIRILPGTCTTFVVYENLVWAFRRLARAKELRAKEQLA; this is translated from the exons ATGGCCTCGTCCGCGCCAGCCCTCTTCGGCGACGTCTCGATC GACCACGCCGTGGCCGGCTTTGGCGCCGGCACGGTCGCGACGCTCGTGATGCACCCGCTCGACCTGGTCAAGGTGCGCTTCCAGCTGGCcgacgcgcgtgcgccgAAACACCGGTTCGGGCGCGCGCTGTACGACGTGCTCGcggacgcggtgcgcgccgacggctggCGCGGGATGTACCGCGGCCTCGTGCCCAACCTCGTTGGTGGGGCCGGTAGCTGGGGCCTGTACTTTTTGTT CTACAACATGATCAAGAAGGAGATGCAGGGCGGCGACCCGACATACCGCACCTCTGCGGGCCAgcacctgctcgccgcggccgaggcgtcggcCATCACGGCCATGCTGACCAACCCCATCTGGGTGGTCAAGACGCGCGTGTTCGCGACGCCAGCCAACGACCCAAACGCGTACAGCGGGCTGTGGC GATCCCTCAGACGCAtctacgccgccgagggcatgcGCGGCCTGTACCGCGGCTCGTTACTCGCGCTTGTGGGCGTGTCGAACGGCTCGATCCAGTTCGCGACGTACGAGGAGTtcaagcggcggcggatcgagcgcaagcagcgcaggtttgccgagcgcggccgcgagtGGCGGCAAGAGGACGAGAAGTTG ACAAACACCGAGTACATCCTCACCTCTGGAGCGTCCAAATTCGTCGCTATCGCCCTCACGTACCCGTACCAGGTTGTGCGTGCACGCGTGCAGAACGGCGCCCCGGGAAAGGAGCAGTCGGCGCTCAAGGTCATCGCCGACACGTACCGCCGCGAAGGCCTGCTCGCGTTCTACAAGGGCCTCGGCACCAACGCGATCCGCATCCTCCCCGGCACGTGCACCACGTTTGTCGTGTACGAGAACCTCGTGTGGGCGttccgccgcctcgcgcgggcCAAGGAGCTCCGCGCGAAGGAGCAGCTCGCGTAG
- the phyA gene encoding 3-phytase A, with amino-acid sequence MAHYRDKPEDITDAEEFELQESRDDHDPEYSAGASDPLLPPSYAAAGYPPRQASPIAALKRRRPRGKGRRTFVFLCAALSLLLLSAAGGAYYARQHDIKIGGLSWDALPPSVKEWLDHVVPTLKVSNDDKNFPTNIGYAGPTPTGKEPALLVTAPHLPQYTGVSPLIPPSGKSDFNIHHHWGNLSPYHTVKTHGLPESSQLIPRHCKLDEMHWLQRHGARYPTSNPLGPAGFAKRLGAVKGWKAGGKLAFLNHWDYKLGAELLTPFGRSQLYNLGVAARVKYGFLLDRFNGRLPVLRTETQDRMLRSAQNWAAGFFGIPHEDQFNLEVIIEAPGFNCTLSPYHSCPNDEKVYPKTRAKLAEWDAVFLKDARERVQKLIKGYNVSLADVNNMMEMCAYETVALGHSAFCDLFTDKEWKGFEYRSDIYWWYAASFGSPVARAEGLGWLQELTARLTHTPVTEFNSTTNSSLHDDLHFPVNDPLYIDFTHDTTFAQLLPTLNLTSFSESGPPPLDHIPKHWSFITSKFAPFATNLQVQVLTCGEKVADTESSGPSWWPFNDKDKEKRHGDDDDDDDDDDDDDEEEHLRPTPASTAKAPVGTNASHDDHSTTSGESQRYVRIILNDAPVPLTGINGCKRNDDGLCSLDSFVSSMHTLIGEVDFYKACHTDYDFEPEVGNGRPLDI; translated from the exons ATGGCACACTATAGAGACAAGCCAGAGGACATCACCGACGCTGAGGAGTTTGAGCTGCAGGAgtcgcgcgacgaccacgacccaGAGtacagcgccggcgcgtccgacccgctcctgccgccgtcgtACGCTGCGGCCGGgtaccctcctcgccaggcGTCACCGATTGCTGCGCtcaagcgccgccggccgcgcggAAAGGGCCGCAGGACCTTCGTCTtcctctgcgccgcgctctcgctgctcctcctcagcgCTGCAGGCGGCGCATACTATGCCCGCCAGCACGACATCAAGATCGGTGGGCTGAGCTGGGACGCGTTGCCGCCCAGCGTCAAGGAGTGGCTTGACCACGTCGTGCCCACCCTCAAGGTCtccaacgacgacaagaaCTTCCCCACCAA CATTGGATACGCTGGCCCGACCCCCACTGGCAAGGA gcccgcgctcctcgtcacGGCGCCCCATCTCCCCCAGTACACTGGCGTCTCGCCGCTCATCCCGCCGTCTGGCAAGTCCGACTTCAacatccaccaccactgggGCAACCTCTCGCCGTACCACACGGTCAAGACCCATGGCCTGCCCGAGTCGTCGCAGCTCATCCCACGCCACTGCAAGCTGGATGAGATGCACTGGCTCCAGCGTCACGGTGCGCGCTACCCCACGTCCAaccccctcggccccgctGGCTTCGCCaagcggctcggcgcggtcaaGGGCTGGAAGGCGGGGGGCAAGCTCGCCTTCTTGAACCACTGGGACtacaagctcggcgccgagctgctcacGCCGTTCGGCCGCTCGCAGCTGTACAACCTTGGTGTGGCCGCTCGTGTCAAGTATggcttcctcctcgaccgcttCAACGGCAGACTGCCCGTGCTCCGCACCGAGACCCAGGA CCGCATGCTGCGGTCTGCCCAGAACTGGGCTGCGGGCTTCTTCGGCATCCCTCACGAGGACCAGTTCAACCTCGAGGTCATTATCGAGGCCCCGGGCTTCAACTGCACTCTCTCGCCGTACCACTCGTGTCCTAACGACGAAAAGGTCTACCCCAAGAcccgcgccaagctcgccgagtgggacgccgtcttcctcaagGACGCCCGCGAGCGTGTCCAGAAGCTCATCAAGGGATACAACGTGTCACTCGCCGATGTCAACAACATGATGGAGATGTGTGCTTACGAG ACCGTCGCCCTTGGCCACTCTGCCTTCTGCGACCTCTTCACCGACAAGGAATGGAAGGGCTTCGAGTACCGCAGCGACATCTACTGGTGGTACGCTGCGAGCTTTGGTAGCCCAGTTGCTCGTGCCGAGGGCCTAGGATGGCTGCAGGAGCTCACTGCGCGTCTGACCCACACGCCTGTTACTGAGTTCAACTCGACCACCAACTCGAGCCTGCACGACGACCTCCACTTCCCAGTCAACGACCCTCTCTACATCGACTTTACGCACGACACAACCTTTGCCCAGC TCCTTCCGACCCTCAACCTCACCTCGTTCTCCGAGTCGGGTCCTCCCCCGCTTGACCACATCCCCAAGCACTGGTCCTTCATCACGTCCAAGTTTGCCCCCTTCGCAACCAACCTTCAGGTGCAGGTGCTCACCTGTGGCGAGAAGGTGGCGGACACCGAGTCGAGCGGCCCGTCTTGGTGGCCATTCaacgacaaggacaaggagaagcgtcacggcgacgacgatgacgacgatgacgatgacgatgatgatgacgaggaggagcacctcAGGCCGACCCCTGCGTCGACTGCCAAGGCCCCAGTGGGGACGAACGCTTCGCACGACGACCACTCGACCACCAGTGGCGAGTCTCAGCGCTATGTGCGCATCATCCTCAACGACGCGCCTGTGCCGCTGACCGGCATCAATGGTTGCAagcgcaacgacgacggtctgtgctcgctcgactcgttcGTCTCGTCTATGCACACCCTgatcggcgaggtcgacttCTACAAGGCGTGCCACACCGACTACGACttcgagcccgaggtcggcaaCGGCCGCCCTCTGGACATTTAA
- the YAH1 gene encoding Adrenodoxin, mitochondrial yields the protein MRSMAVLRRAGALMRTAAPAAPLAQRPSLPKFRAFSATTAARHGELTRPAPGTGIKVTFADSKGNPIKTVEGNEGDDLLSLAHEHDVDLEGACERSVACSTCHVILEPEIFDKLPEADDEENDMLDLAFGLEDTSRLGCQVLLTRELDGMTAKLPAATRNMYVDGAKARTH from the exons ATGAGGTCAATGGccgtcctccgccgcgcaggTGCGCTGATGCGCACcgctgcgcccgccgcccccctcgCGCAGCGCCCATCATTGCCCAAGTTCCGCGCCTTCTCCGCGACAACGG CCGCACGACACGGCGAGCTGACACGCCCTGCGCCGGGAACTGG CATCAAGGTGACCTTTGCCGACTCGAAGGGAAACCCCATCAAGACGGTCGAGGGTaacgagggcgacgacctgCTGTCCCTCGCCCACGAGCACGATGTGGACCTTGAGG GCGCTTGCGAGCGCTCCGTCGCCTGCTCCACTTGCCATGTCATCCTCGAGCCCGAGATCTTCGACAAGCTCCcagaggccgacgacgaggagaacgaCATGCTGGATTTGGCATTCGGCCTCGAGGATAC CTCTCGCCTAGGATGCCAGGTCCTCCTCacccgcgagctcgacggcatgACGGCCAAGCTCCCTGCCGCCACGCGCAACATGTACGTTGACGGCGCAAAGGCCCGCACACACTAG
- the ckb-1 gene encoding Casein kinase II subunit beta-1, whose protein sequence is MQRVYVDMASRELHPDELEQDEDELEFDSSSQGSSDETSTLTWIPTNPSATRPRHKLTSSKTWFTSLPGHDYFCEVHEDFIEDDFNLTGLQSLVPFWKEALEMVLDVEPEEDSSKIPDVSIVESSAELLYGLVHQRFILTKPGLAMMVEKYEAGHFGACPRVYCHSTHVLPCGRSDMPGIDTVKLYCPNCGDIYSPPSSKYFQVDGAFFGTSFGPLFFQTYPELLSTPFAPSAATIASSSATPSQDRGGVSPSPSGFSADPLANPNPYGGQRPALGKLYVPRIYGFKVSERARSGPRMRWLRERPERYDELDEVDYRGRWKDGANTQGGPGDAETAPTETRNGRLFDDEDDEDAEEEEEEEEDGAAAAAAQPQAVGHGRR, encoded by the exons ATGCAACGCGTCTACGTCGACATGGCTAGCCGCGAACTCCACCcagacgagctcgagcaggacgaggacgagctcgagtttg ACTCTTCCTCGCAGGGATCATCAGATGAGACATCGACATTGACGTGGATC CCCACCAACCCGTCCGCGACCCGCCCGAGACACAAGCTGACATCATCCAAGACTTGGTTCACGTCTCTGCCAGGACACGACTACTTCTGCGAGGTGCACGAGGACTTCATCGAGGATGACTTCAACCTGACGGGTCTGCAATCCCTCGTGCCGTTCTGGAAGGAGGCGCTGGAGATGGTTTTGGACGTCGAGCCCG AGGAGGACTCGTCCAAGATCCCAGACGTCTCGATCGTCGAGTCATCAGCCGAGCTCCTGTACGGCCTCGTTCACCAGAGGTTCATCCTCACCAAACCCGGACTGGCTATGATG GTCGAGAAGTACGAGGCGGGCCACTTTGGAGCGTGCCCCCGCGTGTACTGCCATTCAACCCACGTTCTTCCATGCGGCCGGTCCGACATGCCGGGTATTGACACCGTCAAGCTCTACTGCCCCAACTGTGGAGACATCTACTCGCCTCCCAGCAGCAAGTACTTCCAGGTCGACGGTGCCTTCTTTGGCACGTCTTTTGGACCGCTCTTCTTCCAGACGTACCCTGAGCTTCTCTCCACTCCCTTCGCCCCTAGCGCTGCGACGATCGCCAGCTCATCAGCTACACCATCGCAGGACCGTGGTGGCGTCTCCCCATCCCCGTCTGGCTTCAGTGCCGACCCACtcgccaaccccaacccctATGGCGGCCAGCGACCAGCCCTCGGCAAGCTCTACGTTCCTCGCATCTACGGCTTCAAGGTGTCGGAGCGGGCACGGAGCGGTCCTCGCATGCGCTGGCTCCGTGAGAGACCTGAGAGatacgacgagctggacgaggtcgactaCCGTGGACGGTGGAAGGACGGTGCGAACACGCAGGGCGGTCCTGGGGACGCCGAGACTGCACCCACCGAGACGAGGAACGGCCGCCtgttcgacgacgaggacgacgaggatgccgaggaggaggaggaagaggaggaggacggggctgcagctgctgccgctcAGCCTCAGGCCGTCGGACACGGCCGGCGATAG